From the genome of Winogradskyella forsetii, one region includes:
- a CDS encoding toxin-antitoxin system YwqK family antitoxin → MIETELESLAINSEDFVKTDTTFFENNSIEKLKFIKSNNERITITFYESGKKKSIIPVKDSQVHGECITWFENSTIKWKRYYEKGHSIKQSINYDENGNRIKIDDFTDGSFTEFFPNDKPRLKRSDSVYIDYYLNGQTKTSFIKLSDSLTKVEFFSENGKSNFKGTSDVNLILHKNGVPFNGKIESEFSDGEISFTQNFIDGLPDGKSHSKYGNRNIEFEVEFKLGKEIGIRKRYYSNGQIESVKNFSTGESERWDEKGNTKD, encoded by the coding sequence TTGATAGAAACTGAATTAGAAAGTTTAGCTATTAACTCAGAAGACTTTGTAAAAACAGACACAACATTTTTTGAAAATAATTCTATAGAAAAATTAAAGTTTATTAAATCAAATAATGAGCGTATTACAATTACATTTTATGAATCTGGAAAAAAGAAATCCATAATCCCAGTCAAAGATTCTCAAGTTCATGGAGAATGCATTACTTGGTTTGAAAACTCTACTATAAAATGGAAACGTTATTATGAAAAAGGTCACTCAATAAAACAAAGTATAAATTACGACGAAAATGGAAACAGAATAAAAATTGATGATTTTACTGACGGTAGTTTTACCGAATTCTTTCCTAATGACAAACCTAGATTAAAACGATCAGATAGTGTCTACATAGATTATTACTTAAATGGTCAAACGAAGACAAGTTTCATAAAACTTTCAGATAGTTTAACTAAAGTTGAATTTTTTAGTGAAAATGGTAAATCAAATTTTAAAGGAACATCTGACGTAAATTTAATTTTACACAAAAATGGTGTCCCTTTTAATGGTAAAATAGAAAGTGAGTTTTCAGATGGTGAAATTTCATTTACTCAAAATTTTATCGATGGTTTACCAGATGGTAAATCTCATAGTAAATATGGAAATCGGAATATAGAATTTGAAGTTGAATTTAAACTAGGCAAAGAGATTGGAATAAGGAAAAGATATTATTCAAATGGACAAATCGAATCAGTAAAGAATTTTTCCACTGGAGAATCGGAAAGATGGGACGAGAAAGGAAATACTAAAGATTAA
- a CDS encoding anti-sigma factor has protein sequence MMKKMILAVLALGIFATSCSSDDDNNSPTNSNLILNLDGLEALGNDFVYEGWIIVDGSPVSTGTFSSVDFPKTFPVNTTQLNEATTFVLSIEPAVDTDPAPAATKILAGDFSGASATVNSNGIVGNFSSSSGTYILATPTDTDDTNEASGVWFLDNSSGTPMTGLNLPTLTDGWKYEGWAVLNGTPISTGTFIDPASADENATTSMFKGDAGSGPGYPGEDYLQNAPAGMTFPTDLRGATIVISVEPSPDNSPMPFTLKPLAHEVPGNAMVHSAISMGTGPVATISGSVTRN, from the coding sequence ATGATGAAAAAAATGATTTTAGCAGTTTTGGCATTGGGAATTTTTGCCACCTCATGTAGTAGTGATGATGACAATAACAGTCCTACAAATTCAAATTTAATTCTTAATCTTGATGGTTTAGAGGCTTTAGGGAATGATTTTGTATATGAAGGATGGATTATTGTAGATGGGTCTCCTGTATCAACAGGGACATTTAGTAGTGTGGATTTTCCAAAAACTTTTCCAGTAAATACCACACAATTAAATGAAGCAACCACTTTTGTGCTATCGATTGAGCCAGCAGTAGATACTGATCCTGCTCCGGCAGCAACAAAAATTTTAGCTGGTGATTTTTCAGGAGCTTCGGCAACAGTAAATTCTAATGGTATCGTAGGTAATTTTAGTTCTTCAAGTGGAACTTATATTTTAGCAACGCCTACAGATACAGATGATACCAATGAGGCTAGTGGTGTTTGGTTTTTAGACAATTCTAGTGGAACTCCAATGACAGGGTTGAATTTACCAACCTTAACTGATGGCTGGAAATATGAAGGATGGGCAGTGTTGAATGGAACTCCAATCAGTACGGGAACATTTATTGATCCAGCGTCCGCAGACGAGAATGCTACAACTTCAATGTTTAAAGGTGATGCAGGAAGTGGGCCTGGATATCCTGGAGAAGATTATTTGCAAAATGCGCCGGCAGGAATGACTTTTCCAACCGATTTAAGAGGTGCGACTATTGTGATTTCAGTGGAACCAAGTCCAGACAATAGTCCAATGCCCTTTACATTAAAGCCATTGGCGCATGAAGTTCCTGGAAATGCAATGGTACATAGCGCGATTTCCATGGGAACGGGACCAGTTGCAACAATTTCGGGTTCGGTAACAAGAAATTAA
- a CDS encoding Crp/Fnr family transcriptional regulator, with protein sequence MQSLWFFDDVNLFQVLCPHKFKAYKEEHDFCAYKKKDYIYFEADSANKVYLIEKGKVKIGYYSEEGNEIVKAILSKGELFGEKAILGAEKRDEFAQSIDNSTSICPISVETMHDLMRNNQTFSLKVYKFIGFKFKKLERRLQLLLFKDTKTRLIEFLDELCNDYGYNCDKTGDQIIKHPFTQKDIASLIGTSRPTINILLNELKEENYLDFNRKEIRILKSSA encoded by the coding sequence ATGCAGTCACTGTGGTTCTTTGACGACGTCAACCTTTTTCAGGTACTTTGTCCGCATAAGTTTAAGGCTTATAAAGAAGAGCACGACTTTTGTGCTTACAAAAAGAAAGATTATATCTACTTTGAAGCAGACTCCGCTAATAAAGTTTATTTAATAGAAAAAGGCAAAGTCAAAATTGGCTATTATAGTGAAGAGGGTAATGAAATAGTAAAAGCCATCCTGTCAAAAGGAGAATTATTTGGCGAAAAAGCTATTTTAGGTGCCGAAAAGCGCGATGAGTTTGCGCAATCCATAGATAACTCAACTTCCATCTGTCCTATCAGTGTAGAAACCATGCACGATTTAATGCGGAATAACCAAACCTTTAGTCTTAAGGTTTATAAATTTATTGGATTTAAGTTTAAAAAGTTAGAGCGCAGATTACAATTACTATTATTTAAGGATACCAAAACCCGCCTCATTGAATTTTTAGATGAACTTTGTAATGATTATGGCTATAACTGCGATAAAACAGGAGACCAAATTATAAAACATCCGTTTACCCAAAAAGATATCGCTTCATTAATAGGCACTTCAAGACCAACTATAAATATTCTTCTTAATGAACTTAAAGAAGAAAATTACTTGGATTTTAACAGAAAAGAGATAAGAATCTTAAAATCATCGGCTTAA
- a CDS encoding MBL fold metallo-hydrolase, with product MNKIFTLIFCLIITFGFSQTKEIQIEFIGNCGLHMTDGITNFYIDFPYKSGAHGYMEFKESELDSIKENSIFIFTHKHSDHYSKKNLKKVMKDKGGQTYGVSNISELEKLGESIENFEIKANKTDHTVFGISFRHYSYLITWHNKKIYLSGDTTEPETIGKMEKIDLAFVPYWILKNAKEQNITIDAKIFAVYHLYSEQIPSAKENWDEVENIRPMVEQGEKITIELETE from the coding sequence ATGAACAAAATTTTTACTCTGATTTTTTGCCTAATTATAACTTTTGGATTTTCACAAACAAAAGAAATTCAAATCGAATTTATAGGGAATTGCGGACTTCATATGACTGATGGCATCACAAATTTCTACATTGATTTCCCATACAAATCGGGAGCTCACGGATATATGGAATTTAAAGAATCGGAATTAGATAGTATTAAAGAAAACTCTATTTTCATTTTTACACATAAACACTCTGACCATTACTCTAAAAAAAATCTAAAAAAAGTGATGAAAGACAAAGGTGGACAGACTTATGGTGTTTCAAACATTTCGGAATTAGAAAAATTGGGAGAATCCATAGAAAATTTTGAAATAAAGGCTAATAAAACTGACCATACGGTATTCGGTATTTCATTTCGTCACTACTCGTATTTGATAACTTGGCACAATAAAAAAATCTACTTATCAGGAGACACAACGGAACCTGAAACTATTGGTAAAATGGAAAAAATAGATTTAGCTTTTGTACCCTATTGGATTTTGAAAAACGCTAAAGAACAGAATATTACTATTGACGCAAAAATATTTGCAGTTTATCATCTATATTCCGAACAAATACCAAGTGCAAAAGAAAATTGGGATGAAGTTGAAAATATTCGCCCTATGGTTGAACAAGGAGAAAAAATAACGATTGAATTAGAAACTGAATAA
- a CDS encoding Fic family protein, with translation MSQINKLAKLPPQREKVETIEILRQLSKSSNSLGELKGIAKTIPNQEMLVNAVVLQEAKDSSEIENIITTQDELYRALATNTKQPTQVKEVINYRRAIFSGFELIKKQGFLKLKDVETIQKTIIENNAGIRSMAGTVLKNDKTGEIVYKPPQEKNDILDLLGNFLEHFNVKQNDLNPLINLAILHYQFESIHPFYDGNGRAGRILNILYLIINDLLDIPILYLSSYINENKADYYRLLNTVNNKDEWSEYIIYILKAVEVTSTRTIEKINSIKILLDETILFAQEKEPKIYRKELIELLFEQPYSKIEYVVEKLNVERKAASRYLKKMEKIGILQSQKIGRERVYVNTKLIEILKKH, from the coding sequence ATGTCCCAAATAAATAAACTTGCAAAACTTCCACCACAAAGAGAAAAAGTAGAAACAATTGAAATTCTTCGTCAATTGAGTAAATCTTCAAATTCATTGGGTGAACTTAAAGGAATTGCTAAAACTATTCCAAATCAAGAAATGTTGGTTAATGCAGTCGTTTTACAAGAAGCTAAAGATAGTTCAGAAATAGAAAATATTATTACAACTCAAGATGAATTATATAGAGCATTAGCAACAAACACTAAACAACCGACTCAAGTTAAAGAAGTTATTAATTATAGAAGAGCTATTTTTTCTGGGTTTGAACTTATAAAAAAACAAGGTTTTTTAAAGTTAAAAGATGTTGAAACAATTCAAAAAACAATTATCGAAAATAATGCTGGAATTCGTTCAATGGCAGGAACTGTATTAAAAAACGATAAAACTGGAGAAATTGTCTATAAACCACCACAAGAAAAAAACGATATTTTAGATTTATTAGGTAATTTCTTGGAGCATTTTAATGTTAAACAGAACGATTTAAATCCACTAATTAACTTAGCTATTTTACACTATCAGTTCGAAAGCATTCATCCTTTTTATGATGGAAACGGAAGAGCAGGAAGAATTCTAAACATCCTATACCTAATTATAAACGATCTTCTAGATATTCCTATTCTATATTTAAGTTCATACATAAACGAAAACAAAGCAGATTATTATCGTTTACTCAATACCGTCAATAATAAAGATGAATGGTCTGAGTATATAATTTATATTTTAAAGGCAGTTGAAGTAACATCAACCAGAACTATTGAAAAAATAAATTCAATAAAAATATTATTAGATGAAACTATACTATTTGCGCAAGAAAAAGAACCAAAAATTTATAGGAAAGAATTAATCGAATTACTCTTTGAGCAACCCTATTCTAAAATAGAGTATGTTGTTGAAAAATTGAATGTAGAAAGGAAAGCAGCCTCTCGATATTTAAAAAAAATGGAAAAAATAGGTATATTACAATCTCAAAAAATAGGAAGAGAACGTGTGTATGTAAACACAAAATTAATTGAAATATTAAAAAAGCACTAA
- a CDS encoding IS110 family RNA-guided transposase, producing the protein MKKYDDVVGIDVSKLTIDAHMYKRSIHQVFSNTSKGYKALVKWLNKNLEGQCYFLCFENTGHYSTNLSIYLSQNDMDYVEESPLAIKRSAGIVRGKTDRLDSEMIARYAWLHKEELVLSTPKEKDIQEIGRLLSLRDQLVRDRTGKMSTLKEAQSLLKSPSTDSCCKIATKTIAYLTKQIAALEDRIKILMQSEEGLDKNFKLLNTIKGVGLILASQLIYHTNNFQRFDGWRQFSSYCGVAPFSHSSGTSIKRRNKIHHIGDRKMKTLLTMASVSAIQCDSELKLYYQRRLAEGKPKLVALNNVRNKILSRAFSVIKRGTPYVELQQFAA; encoded by the coding sequence ATGAAAAAATATGATGATGTGGTCGGTATAGATGTATCTAAATTAACAATAGATGCTCATATGTACAAAAGATCGATCCACCAAGTGTTTTCAAACACTTCCAAGGGATATAAAGCTTTGGTAAAATGGTTAAATAAGAACCTGGAAGGGCAATGCTACTTTCTGTGTTTTGAGAATACCGGTCATTACTCTACAAATTTAAGTATCTACTTATCACAAAACGATATGGATTATGTAGAGGAAAGTCCATTAGCCATTAAGCGCTCAGCGGGAATTGTGAGAGGAAAAACAGATAGGCTTGATTCCGAAATGATTGCTAGATATGCTTGGTTGCACAAGGAGGAACTGGTTTTGAGTACCCCTAAGGAAAAAGATATTCAAGAGATAGGTAGATTACTGTCTTTAAGAGATCAGCTTGTTAGAGATCGCACAGGAAAGATGAGCACTCTTAAAGAAGCACAATCACTGCTCAAAAGCCCATCTACAGATAGTTGCTGCAAGATAGCAACAAAGACCATAGCCTACCTTACCAAGCAGATTGCTGCTCTTGAGGATAGGATTAAAATACTAATGCAAAGTGAGGAAGGACTTGATAAAAATTTCAAGCTTCTAAATACGATAAAAGGAGTAGGTTTGATATTAGCTAGTCAGCTTATCTATCATACCAATAACTTCCAGCGTTTTGATGGTTGGCGGCAGTTCTCAAGTTATTGTGGTGTAGCACCGTTTTCGCATAGCTCAGGCACCAGTATAAAACGAAGGAATAAAATCCATCATATAGGAGATAGAAAAATGAAGACACTATTGACAATGGCCAGTGTCAGTGCAATACAATGTGATAGTGAACTCAAGTTGTATTATCAAAGAAGATTAGCAGAAGGAAAGCCAAAACTAGTAGCATTGAACAACGTAAGAAACAAGATTTTGTCAAGGGCTTTTTCCGTAATTAAGAGAGGAACTCCATACGTTGAATTACAGCAGTTTGCGGCTTAA
- a CDS encoding ISAon1 family transposase N-terminal region protein: MNLSLDLLKLLLPELLVSHFDITRHSIEQDTVHLYFEEKKDTPKEEKSRTLIAHGFHKQVTVQDFPLRGKKVFLHIKRRRWLDKPSKEVVQRDWNLVAQGTRMTVEFAAFLKVLGQY, encoded by the coding sequence TTGAATTTATCCCTAGACCTGCTCAAGTTACTATTACCAGAATTACTAGTTTCACATTTTGACATCACTAGACATAGTATAGAACAAGATACTGTCCATCTGTATTTTGAAGAGAAAAAAGATACGCCTAAAGAAGAAAAGAGCCGTACCCTTATAGCCCACGGTTTTCATAAACAAGTGACCGTTCAAGATTTTCCTTTGCGCGGTAAAAAAGTATTCTTGCATATAAAGCGTCGGCGTTGGCTCGATAAACCCAGCAAAGAAGTTGTACAAAGAGATTGGAATCTAGTAGCACAGGGAACTCGTATGACCGTAGAGTTTGCTGCTTTTTTAAAAGTACTTGGTCAGTACTAA
- a CDS encoding ISAon1 family transposase: MVSTKANDCHTIGRFYGVNGKKLGRQYRDYLSEFKDWKAKKHAKEWLVFPENMGKYLSIDETALSKGELYTIITNKKAKGKKGAIVAIMAGTKVEPIIEQLLKIPKSKRDKVKEITLDMANSMKFIAKKCFPKAIQVTDRFHVQKLALEALQDIRIKHRWEAIDMENDQIKQAKTIEKEFISETFNNGDSRKQLLARSRYLLYKAPNNWTQNQYLRAKILFEQYPDIKKAYNLVQGLRNIFNTATSIQTAYTKLAHWYKDVEATGFRAFNTIANTITLNYRSILNYFINRSTNASAEAFNAKIKAFRAQFRGVKNIEFFLFRLTTIFA; this comes from the coding sequence TTGGTCAGTACTAAGGCTAATGACTGTCATACCATTGGTCGTTTTTATGGCGTTAATGGTAAGAAGCTCGGGCGGCAGTATCGAGATTATCTTAGTGAGTTTAAAGACTGGAAAGCCAAGAAACATGCTAAAGAGTGGCTCGTCTTTCCTGAGAACATGGGCAAGTATTTATCCATTGATGAAACAGCTCTCTCCAAAGGTGAACTCTATACCATTATCACCAATAAAAAAGCTAAAGGCAAGAAAGGAGCTATAGTAGCTATTATGGCAGGAACTAAGGTGGAGCCTATTATAGAACAACTCCTTAAAATTCCTAAATCAAAAAGAGATAAGGTTAAAGAGATCACCTTGGATATGGCCAACTCTATGAAGTTCATTGCTAAAAAGTGTTTTCCCAAAGCTATACAGGTTACCGACCGTTTTCATGTACAAAAACTAGCTTTAGAAGCTTTGCAAGATATCAGAATAAAACATCGTTGGGAAGCTATAGATATGGAAAATGACCAAATTAAACAGGCTAAAACTATCGAAAAAGAGTTTATCTCTGAAACATTTAATAATGGAGACTCCAGAAAGCAACTCCTTGCCAGAAGTAGGTACCTGCTCTATAAAGCGCCTAACAACTGGACTCAAAACCAATACCTTAGAGCTAAAATCTTATTTGAACAATATCCGGATATTAAAAAAGCTTATAATCTGGTACAAGGACTTAGGAATATATTTAATACCGCTACTTCTATACAAACAGCTTATACTAAACTCGCCCACTGGTATAAAGATGTAGAGGCTACAGGATTTAGGGCTTTCAATACTATTGCAAATACAATTACCCTAAACTATAGATCGATACTCAATTATTTTATTAATAGAAGTACTAATGCATCCGCTGAAGCTTTCAATGCCAAAATTAAAGCCTTTAGAGCACAGTTTAGAGGTGTCAAAAACATAGAATTCTTCCTCTTTAGATTAACAACAATTTTTGCCTAA
- a CDS encoding aconitate hydratase — protein sequence MAFDIDMIKKVYANMTEHVDAAREIVGKPLTLSEKILYAHLWDGKPNKAFTRGKDYVDFAPDRVACQDATAQMALLQFMQAGKPKVAVPTTVHCDHLIQAKDGAATDLKHANSTSSEVFDFLESVSNKYGIGFWKPGAGIIHQVVLENYAFPGGMMIGTDSHTVNAGGLGMVAIGVGGADAVDVMAGMAWELKFPKLIGVKLTGKLSGWTAPKDVILKVAEILTVKGGTGAIVEYFGPGARSMSCTGKGTICNMGAEIGATTSTFGYDDSMERYLKATDRADVAEAANHIREYLTADEEVYANPEQYFDQVIEINLSELGPLLNGPFTPDLSTEVGAAMTEKAKANDWPIQVEWGLIGSCTNSSYEDLSRASSIAQQALDKGLKMKSELGINPGSEQVRYTADRDGILGIFEKLDAKIFTNACGPCIGQWARYSDPKNAPKNSIVHSFNRNFAKRADGNPNTHAFVASPELTAAIAVAGRLDFNPLTDKLINENGEEVMFEEPTGWELPPKGFEVKDNGYLAPVADGSGLEVTVSPDSERLQLLTPFEPIGNEIKGAKLLIKAFGKCTTDHISMAGPWLRFRGHLDNISNNCLIGAVNAFGKKTNFVKNQLTGEFGGVPDTARAYKAEGIPSIVVGDHNYGEGSSREHAAMEPRHLGVVAVIVKSFARIHETNLKKQGMLGLTFDNEADYDLIQEDDTFNFTDLNEFAPDKPLHVEVVHADGSKDTIALNHTYNQAQIDWYNEGSALNLIKKQNKA from the coding sequence ATGGCTTTTGACATTGATATGATAAAAAAGGTTTACGCTAACATGACAGAGCACGTAGATGCTGCTCGAGAAATTGTAGGTAAGCCATTAACACTTTCGGAAAAAATATTATACGCTCATTTATGGGACGGAAAACCTAATAAAGCTTTTACGAGAGGAAAGGATTATGTAGATTTTGCACCAGACCGTGTGGCTTGCCAAGATGCAACCGCTCAGATGGCATTATTGCAATTTATGCAAGCAGGGAAACCAAAAGTGGCTGTTCCGACAACGGTGCATTGTGATCACTTGATTCAAGCTAAAGATGGCGCAGCAACAGATTTAAAGCACGCTAACAGCACAAGTAGTGAGGTGTTTGATTTCTTAGAATCGGTATCAAATAAGTACGGAATTGGATTCTGGAAACCTGGTGCGGGAATTATTCATCAAGTGGTTTTGGAAAATTATGCGTTTCCAGGAGGAATGATGATCGGTACGGATTCACATACCGTTAATGCTGGTGGACTAGGAATGGTGGCCATTGGAGTAGGTGGAGCTGATGCTGTAGATGTTATGGCAGGCATGGCTTGGGAACTTAAATTCCCAAAATTGATCGGTGTGAAATTAACAGGGAAACTTTCCGGTTGGACTGCACCAAAAGACGTCATTTTAAAAGTTGCCGAAATTCTTACTGTTAAAGGAGGAACTGGTGCTATTGTAGAATATTTTGGTCCTGGAGCGAGGTCTATGTCCTGTACAGGAAAAGGAACCATTTGTAATATGGGTGCCGAAATTGGTGCCACCACGTCTACTTTTGGTTATGACGATTCCATGGAGCGTTACTTAAAAGCTACAGATAGAGCGGATGTTGCGGAAGCAGCTAACCATATAAGAGAATATTTAACTGCAGACGAAGAAGTTTATGCCAACCCTGAGCAATATTTCGATCAAGTTATTGAAATTAACCTGTCTGAATTAGGACCTTTATTGAATGGGCCTTTTACGCCAGATTTATCAACGGAAGTTGGTGCTGCAATGACAGAGAAAGCTAAGGCTAACGATTGGCCTATTCAGGTAGAATGGGGATTAATCGGTTCTTGTACCAATTCGTCTTATGAAGATTTATCAAGAGCATCTTCGATTGCACAACAAGCTTTGGACAAAGGTCTTAAGATGAAGTCTGAATTGGGTATCAATCCTGGTTCCGAACAAGTACGCTACACAGCAGATAGAGATGGTATTTTAGGGATTTTTGAAAAATTGGATGCTAAAATATTCACCAATGCCTGTGGCCCTTGTATTGGTCAATGGGCAAGATATAGCGATCCTAAAAATGCACCTAAGAATAGTATTGTACATTCTTTTAATAGAAACTTTGCTAAGCGTGCCGATGGAAATCCAAATACGCATGCTTTTGTAGCATCTCCAGAATTGACAGCTGCCATTGCAGTAGCAGGACGTTTGGATTTTAATCCATTAACGGATAAGCTCATAAATGAAAATGGCGAAGAAGTGATGTTCGAGGAACCAACAGGATGGGAATTGCCTCCAAAAGGTTTTGAGGTTAAGGACAATGGTTATTTAGCACCAGTTGCTGATGGTAGTGGTTTAGAAGTCACGGTTAGTCCTGATTCTGAACGGTTACAATTATTGACACCTTTTGAACCTATCGGAAACGAAATTAAAGGCGCAAAGTTGTTAATCAAAGCTTTTGGAAAATGTACAACAGACCATATTTCAATGGCCGGACCTTGGTTACGTTTCAGAGGGCATTTAGATAATATTTCAAATAACTGTTTAATTGGTGCTGTTAATGCGTTTGGTAAGAAGACCAATTTTGTTAAAAATCAATTGACAGGTGAGTTTGGAGGCGTACCAGATACGGCGAGAGCTTATAAAGCTGAAGGCATACCATCTATTGTAGTGGGTGACCATAATTATGGTGAAGGATCTTCAAGAGAGCATGCTGCTATGGAACCAAGACATTTAGGTGTTGTGGCCGTGATTGTAAAGTCTTTTGCGCGTATTCACGAAACCAACCTTAAAAAACAAGGAATGTTGGGTTTAACCTTTGATAATGAGGCCGATTATGATTTGATTCAAGAAGATGATACCTTCAACTTTACGGATTTAAATGAATTTGCTCCAGATAAACCATTACATGTTGAAGTAGTGCATGCAGATGGTAGCAAAGATACCATTGCATTGAACCATACCTATAACCAAGCACAAATTGATTGGTATAATGAAGGTTCTGCTTTAAATTTAATTAAGAAACAAAATAAAGCATAA